The following coding sequences are from one Haloferax litoreum window:
- a CDS encoding ribonuclease HI family protein — translation MTTEPLPAEHLSPLATLVDEVLAGVGYEMTAATKLIDDAVPGYGGLFDPATTSAELRRALEDRLATDIPRPPVSHPTDDSFVLYVDGSSRGNPGPAGAGAVIMDVEENELARLGRPVGSRSGNNTAEYVALQLGLSELLARYDPHSLEVRIDSMTVIRDVWQGNDPTEPGVEVYSEAIASALATVPDHRYTHLADSDPNPADALATVGADIAALGP, via the coding sequence GTGACTACCGAACCGCTCCCTGCCGAACATCTCTCACCTCTCGCTACGCTCGTCGACGAGGTACTCGCAGGTGTCGGCTACGAGATGACAGCGGCCACCAAGCTCATCGACGACGCTGTTCCCGGTTACGGTGGCCTCTTCGACCCTGCGACGACCTCGGCAGAATTGCGTCGAGCACTCGAAGACCGTCTCGCAACGGACATTCCTCGACCACCCGTCTCTCATCCGACTGACGACTCGTTCGTCCTCTACGTCGACGGGAGTTCACGCGGCAATCCCGGCCCGGCAGGTGCGGGTGCAGTCATCATGGACGTCGAAGAGAACGAACTCGCACGTCTCGGTCGTCCCGTCGGTTCTCGGTCGGGAAACAACACCGCCGAATACGTCGCTCTCCAACTCGGTCTCTCGGAACTGCTGGCCCGCTACGACCCGCACAGCTTGGAAGTCCGTATCGACTCGATGACGGTCATCCGCGACGTCTGGCAGGGTAATGACCCGACAGAACCGGGCGTCGAGGTGTATAGCGAGGCTATCGCTTCGGCACTGGCTACCGTCCCAGACCATCGGTACACCCATCTGGCGGACAGCGACCCGAATCCCGCCGATGCGCTGGCGACGGTCGGTGCCGACATCGCAGCACTTGGACCCTGA
- a CDS encoding SLC13 family permease, which produces MTNGPHTLALATPTLLQQTPVALPVSIDVVVVLAVVTVALVLFVLQPVSIDTTAIALMVALILLGPWTGVSPEEGVSGFSNPATLTVLAMFILSEGVRQTGVIQILTQKIESFAGDSEFRQLLATVGLAGPSAGFVNNTPIVAVFIPVVTNLAKKTGTSPSKLLIPLSYASMLGGTLTVIGTSTNLLASAIWAQIGPTGEPFSLFEFTQLGAVVLAVGTVYLLTVGRYLTPARITAEGSPTDQFGMADYLTDVVVHEDSDLVGSQVRELRRGDLDLDVFEIVRNGRSIVRGLPSERIHAGDVLSVRASQETLEQVIGDDHLDFLPELLDAAEDGHEPLPEGFVPEHHAWSRPSATPDPNTNDDESTERPEEAEDEVSLTEIVLLPGAWLNRRNGVAGFERDYDATVLAVRRGNEVIRQRLRNVRLQGGDVLLIQTTEDVLDRLQADNKIVVFSDRRWEEFDRTQIPIALGIVAGVVGLAALEVLPIMVSALAGVVAMLFSGILRPADAYEAVDWDVIFLIAGVIPLGIAFEASGTADLIATGIVAGSTVLTPIAMLATFYLGTAIITEMVSNNASVVLMLPIAVEVAGQLDVNAFAFALAVTFAASTPLLSPVGYQTNLMVYGPGGYKFTDFARVGAPLQLILTVVTTVGIVFFWGV; this is translated from the coding sequence GTGACGAACGGACCGCACACTCTCGCACTGGCGACGCCAACACTCCTCCAGCAGACCCCGGTAGCGTTGCCAGTCTCGATTGACGTGGTCGTCGTGCTCGCCGTCGTCACCGTCGCGCTCGTCCTGTTCGTCCTCCAGCCAGTCTCAATAGATACGACTGCCATCGCGCTGATGGTCGCGCTCATCCTCCTTGGTCCGTGGACAGGCGTCTCCCCAGAGGAGGGCGTCTCGGGTTTCTCGAACCCCGCGACGCTCACTGTGCTGGCGATGTTCATCCTCAGCGAGGGGGTGAGACAGACCGGTGTCATCCAGATCCTCACACAGAAGATAGAGTCGTTCGCGGGCGACAGTGAATTCCGACAGCTCCTCGCGACGGTCGGACTGGCCGGCCCGTCAGCAGGCTTCGTCAACAACACGCCCATCGTCGCAGTATTCATCCCCGTCGTCACGAACCTCGCCAAGAAGACCGGAACCTCACCGTCGAAGCTGCTGATTCCCCTCTCCTATGCCTCGATGCTCGGCGGGACTCTTACCGTCATCGGGACGTCGACGAACCTGCTCGCGAGCGCCATCTGGGCGCAGATTGGGCCGACCGGTGAGCCGTTCTCGCTGTTCGAGTTCACACAACTGGGGGCCGTCGTACTGGCCGTCGGTACCGTCTATCTGCTGACCGTCGGGCGGTATCTCACACCTGCCCGAATCACCGCCGAAGGGTCCCCCACAGACCAGTTCGGGATGGCTGACTACCTGACCGACGTCGTCGTCCACGAGGACTCCGACCTCGTCGGGTCGCAGGTGCGAGAGCTGCGGCGCGGCGACCTCGACCTAGACGTGTTCGAGATCGTGCGCAACGGCCGCAGCATCGTCCGAGGCCTCCCGAGCGAGCGGATCCACGCTGGCGACGTCCTTTCCGTAAGAGCGAGCCAGGAGACGCTCGAACAGGTCATCGGGGACGACCACCTCGACTTCCTGCCGGAACTCCTCGACGCCGCAGAGGATGGGCACGAACCGCTCCCCGAAGGATTCGTGCCCGAACACCACGCGTGGAGCCGACCGTCGGCGACACCCGACCCGAACACGAACGACGACGAGAGCACGGAGAGACCGGAGGAAGCCGAAGATGAAGTTTCGCTCACGGAGATTGTGTTGCTCCCCGGGGCGTGGTTGAACAGACGGAACGGCGTTGCTGGATTCGAGCGCGACTACGACGCGACCGTGCTTGCCGTCCGCCGGGGGAACGAAGTGATTCGCCAGCGCCTCCGGAACGTGCGTCTGCAGGGCGGTGACGTATTGCTCATCCAGACGACCGAGGACGTTCTGGACCGACTCCAAGCAGACAACAAGATTGTCGTCTTCAGTGACAGACGCTGGGAGGAGTTCGACCGGACACAGATCCCCATCGCACTGGGCATCGTCGCCGGCGTCGTCGGACTGGCCGCCCTCGAGGTCCTCCCCATCATGGTCAGCGCCCTCGCCGGTGTCGTGGCGATGCTCTTCTCCGGTATTCTCCGCCCCGCGGACGCCTACGAGGCCGTCGACTGGGATGTCATCTTCCTGATCGCGGGCGTCATCCCCTTGGGCATCGCATTTGAGGCGTCCGGGACCGCGGATCTGATCGCGACGGGTATCGTAGCCGGGAGTACTGTCCTCACACCGATTGCGATGCTCGCGACGTTTTACCTCGGCACCGCGATCATCACGGAGATGGTGAGCAACAACGCGAGCGTCGTGTTGATGCTTCCGATCGCTGTCGAGGTGGCAGGTCAACTCGACGTCAACGCCTTCGCGTTCGCCCTCGCGGTGACGTTCGCCGCCAGCACGCCGCTACTCAGCCCGGTCGGCTACCAAACGAACCTCATGGTCTATGGACCTGGCGGCTACAAGTTCACCGACTTCGCGCGCGTCGGCGCGCCGCTCCAGCTCATCCTGACTGTCGTCACGACGGTCGGCATCGTGTTCTTCTGGGGAGTGTGA
- a CDS encoding MBL fold metallo-hydrolase encodes MDIDTLPSADEVATIRPEALQERIARGNRVPILDVRTEGEYDKWVIESGNVDIVNVPYYEFLMGVDDELLDRVPSGDEELVVVCVKGGASAYVVSLLEDEGIEAVNLDGGMNSWARLYDAVPISRYEGMGTLIQYQRPSSGCLAYMLISDGEAAVVDPLRAFTHRYLDDAQQLGVELVYAIDTHIHADHVSGVRSIATCGAEAVIPEPAVARGVDYEIEYTTVADGDVLTVGDLSIAAIHTPGHTSGMTSFLVDESVLLTGDCLFLESVGSPDPEGGDSGTADAVRTLYETLQRRILDLSDDVLVAPGHFTDAVDHSPDGTYTASLGELRDRMPALEMNREAFVEFLLADTPPRPSNFEEIITLNLGRASADDDQAFELELGPNNCAASQQALTSD; translated from the coding sequence ATGGACATCGACACTCTGCCCAGCGCTGACGAAGTGGCCACGATACGCCCCGAGGCGCTCCAGGAACGGATTGCCCGTGGTAATCGGGTGCCAATCCTCGACGTGCGTACTGAGGGCGAATACGACAAGTGGGTCATCGAGAGTGGGAACGTCGACATCGTCAACGTGCCGTACTACGAGTTCTTGATGGGTGTCGACGACGAGTTGCTCGACCGGGTTCCTTCTGGTGACGAGGAACTGGTCGTCGTCTGCGTGAAGGGGGGTGCAAGCGCGTACGTGGTGAGTCTCCTCGAAGACGAAGGAATCGAGGCAGTGAATCTCGACGGAGGAATGAACAGCTGGGCGCGGCTCTACGATGCTGTTCCAATCTCTCGCTACGAGGGGATGGGGACACTCATCCAGTACCAACGCCCGTCCAGTGGTTGTCTGGCCTATATGCTCATCAGCGATGGTGAGGCAGCAGTCGTCGACCCGCTCCGAGCGTTCACACACCGGTATCTCGACGATGCCCAACAGTTGGGCGTCGAGTTGGTGTACGCCATCGACACCCACATCCACGCCGACCACGTCAGTGGCGTGCGCTCGATTGCCACCTGCGGTGCCGAGGCTGTCATCCCCGAACCAGCAGTGGCCCGCGGTGTCGACTACGAGATTGAATACACGACGGTTGCAGACGGAGACGTACTGACGGTCGGCGACCTCTCCATTGCAGCGATACACACACCCGGACACACGTCTGGAATGACGTCGTTCCTCGTCGACGAGAGCGTCCTCTTGACGGGAGACTGCCTGTTTCTCGAAAGCGTTGGAAGCCCTGACCCAGAGGGGGGAGACAGTGGGACTGCCGACGCGGTGCGCACGCTGTACGAGACACTCCAGCGACGGATTCTGGACCTCTCCGACGACGTGCTCGTCGCACCGGGGCACTTCACTGACGCCGTGGACCATTCACCCGACGGCACCTACACCGCATCACTCGGTGAACTCCGCGACCGGATGCCGGCCCTCGAGATGAACCGCGAGGCGTTCGTCGAGTTCCTGCTCGCAGACACACCCCCTCGACCAAGCAACTTCGAGGAAATCATCACACTCAACCTCGGCCGAGCGTCGGCCGACGACGACCAGGCGTTCGAACTGGAACTCGGTCCGAACAACTGCGCGGCCAGCCAACAGGCGCTAACGAGCGACTGA
- a CDS encoding HAD family hydrolase, which yields MHLILDYGGVIVEHGDEREQAHILGVDPETEPYPGWLAYFAFRDGFIQRTTEYVDLLSKLTGASHDACREYLEKTWLDPKFPEEHVDILRELAAEHTLVLFGNMVRPWIETVLSEHGVAECFDKLVVSSDLQRAKPHPKGYFECLPEEDEPVAFVSDEYNEDLLMGEALGMTSVWIENDDETPYREPNVRISTFSELPEVLSEDQLM from the coding sequence ATGCACCTTATCCTCGATTACGGTGGCGTCATCGTCGAGCACGGCGACGAACGCGAACAAGCGCACATACTCGGCGTCGACCCCGAAACAGAACCATATCCTGGATGGCTCGCCTACTTCGCATTTCGTGATGGGTTCATCCAGCGCACGACGGAATACGTCGACCTCCTCTCGAAGCTCACGGGGGCATCCCACGATGCGTGCCGCGAGTACCTCGAAAAGACGTGGCTCGACCCCAAGTTCCCCGAGGAACACGTCGACATCCTCCGGGAGCTCGCAGCCGAGCACACACTCGTCCTCTTTGGAAACATGGTGCGCCCGTGGATCGAAACCGTTCTCTCGGAGCATGGCGTCGCTGAGTGCTTCGATAAACTCGTCGTCTCCTCGGACCTCCAACGGGCGAAGCCCCATCCAAAAGGGTACTTCGAGTGCCTCCCAGAGGAGGACGAACCAGTCGCTTTCGTCAGCGACGAGTACAACGAGGACCTGCTGATGGGCGAGGCACTCGGGATGACGTCAGTGTGGATCGAAAACGACGACGAGACGCCATATCGAGAACCCAACGTTCGGATTTCGACGTTTAGTGAGCTTCCGGAGGTCCTCAGCGAAGACCAACTTATGTGA
- a CDS encoding MFS transporter, with protein sequence MEHARDTSATSTLDTRRWWTIVIFAYVALEGASLQMRGSVVPVLRDSFGTPDWLLGLVAPAGTIGFLVFVALTGVVAGRVDTRRLILLGIAGTGVSVFIIGFTPSFAFFLAALFLRGTFGGVGRGTDRPLLSHLHSEDRGKWFSYYDAMWAVGATIGPLIVTAALWLGDWRFAYYTLGAAFLPVVLLVVWLPTPTIEGDGDDPLTLDEIKRVGRRPEVLVMIAGILMTTGVEGALFTWLTTFAEGRVPASFVTASLSVLLVAYIPGRFVAGVLSERLDTVTLISGLALLCLLSTVYTFFVATGVGILVGLFGIGFSLSGQFPTLLAYSTEAAPQHSAPINSLSLVVSTLGIAGVPAILGFVISDAGIELAMQLLVVPLVALVGVSVIAWIRIGTGVNQ encoded by the coding sequence ATGGAACACGCCCGCGACACGAGCGCCACCTCCACACTCGACACCCGGCGCTGGTGGACCATCGTGATTTTTGCGTACGTTGCCCTCGAAGGAGCTAGTCTCCAGATGCGAGGGTCTGTCGTCCCCGTTCTCCGAGATTCGTTCGGCACACCTGATTGGCTCCTCGGTCTTGTCGCACCCGCAGGAACGATTGGCTTTCTCGTCTTTGTGGCACTCACCGGTGTCGTCGCCGGTCGGGTCGACACACGCCGTCTCATCTTACTCGGCATCGCCGGAACTGGCGTGAGCGTCTTCATCATCGGGTTTACCCCGTCGTTCGCCTTCTTCCTCGCTGCACTGTTCCTTCGGGGAACGTTCGGTGGTGTGGGACGCGGGACCGACCGCCCACTATTGAGCCACCTCCACTCCGAAGACCGTGGAAAGTGGTTCAGTTACTACGACGCCATGTGGGCCGTGGGTGCGACGATTGGCCCACTCATCGTCACCGCTGCACTGTGGCTTGGCGACTGGCGTTTCGCCTACTACACACTCGGTGCGGCGTTTCTCCCAGTCGTGTTGCTAGTCGTGTGGCTCCCCACGCCGACTATCGAAGGAGACGGTGACGACCCACTCACGCTCGACGAAATCAAGCGCGTGGGTCGGCGACCAGAAGTTCTCGTGATGATTGCGGGAATCCTCATGACGACCGGTGTAGAAGGGGCACTCTTCACGTGGCTGACGACGTTCGCTGAGGGTCGTGTGCCTGCCTCCTTCGTCACGGCCTCACTGAGCGTCCTGTTAGTGGCGTACATCCCTGGCCGCTTCGTGGCTGGTGTCTTGTCTGAGCGACTAGACACGGTCACACTCATCTCCGGACTTGCGTTGCTCTGTCTACTGTCGACTGTGTACACGTTCTTCGTCGCAACTGGTGTCGGCATACTCGTCGGCCTGTTCGGCATCGGGTTTTCGCTCTCGGGGCAGTTTCCAACCTTGTTGGCGTACTCGACCGAGGCCGCACCACAACACAGCGCACCCATCAACAGTCTCAGTTTAGTGGTGTCGACGCTCGGGATTGCGGGCGTGCCGGCCATATTGGGCTTCGTTATCTCTGACGCAGGTATCGAATTGGCGATGCAATTGCTCGTGGTTCCACTCGTAGCATTGGTCGGAGTATCGGTGATTGCATGGATTCGGATTGGAACTGGAGTGAACCAGTAG